CCTGAGAGCCGACGGGAGCCCGGTGCGGCCCGAGACCATCGAGCACCCGCCGGCTCGCAGCGGCGGGAGTGGGATCGGGCTCGGAGTCGGCGTGGGCGGCGGCCGATTCGGCGGCGGCGTCGGGGTGGGCGGCGGCGTCGGCGTGGGGACGACGATCGGCGGCGGCGCGCCGGCCGTCACCGGCCACACCTTCGCCTATTTCCCGCTCGAACAGGTCGGCCCCGCCCCGTGGCGCCTCCGCATCAAGGTCATCGGCACCGACCCGGTGGTCATCCTGCTCGACCCGCAGAAGCGCGGATAAAAGGAGAGGCCATGTGCTTCGACCTCGACGCTCGACCCCCGATCCCGCCGATCGCCGGCGGCGCGACTGACGCCCGCGAGCTGCTCCTCACCTCGGCCGACGGGACCCGCTTCGCGGCCTACGCCGCCCGGGCGGCGCAGTCACGCGGCGCCGGGATGATCGTGCTGCCCGACGTGCGGGGGCTCCACCCCTACTACAAGGAGCTCGCCCTGCGCTTCGCCGAGCACGGCGTCGACGCGGTCGCCGTCGACTACTTCGGGCGGACGGCCGGCCAGGACGACCGCGGCGAGGGTTTCGATTTCATGACCCACGTGCCCCAGACGACGCCGGAGACGCTCCAGGCCGACATCGCGGCGGCCGCCGCCTTCCTGCGCTCGAAGGAGGGCGGGGCCATCCGCGCGCTCTTCTCCGTCGGGTTCTGCTTCGGCGGGGCGCTCTCGTTCCTCCAGGCCGCGAGCGGCCTCGGGTATGCCGGGGTGATCGGCTTCTACGGCTGGCCCCTCGGCCTCGCCCGATGGCCGGACCGGCCCAAGCCGATCGACGCCGTGAGCCGGTTCGCCTGCCCCGTCCTGGCCCTGTACGGGGGCGCCGATCCCGGCATCCCGAAGAGCGCGGTCGACGACTTCGATCAGGCCCTCGAGCGCGCCCGGGTGCCGCACGAGTCCGTCGTCTACGACGGGGCGCCCCACAGCTTCTTCGACCGCCGCCAGACCGAGTTCGCCGACGCCTCGGCGGATGCCTGGAAGCGGGTGCTGGCGTTCGTGGCGACGTACGGCGGCGCGCGATGACCGGCCTCGCGTTCATGAGCTCGGTCAGGGCGGGCGCCGAGCCGTGGACCCCTGAGCCGCCTCAGCGCTCGTACGACTCTGCTCGCGCCGCGGGGGACAGGGGAATGAGGTACCGCAGGGGCTCGGGAAGGACCTTGGCTCGCACGGCGGCGAGCGTGTTCTCGCCGGCGTAGCTCACCGCCGATCGGAGATGGCCGCGGATGCGGTGCAGGATCTCCAGCACTGAACCCTTGTACGGAATCTGGACCTCCTGGCCCTCGGCGGGAACGTCAAGGGCGAGTTCCGAGGCTTCCGGACTCTCGCCGCTGTACAGGGCGTCGAACACCGCCTGAGGCGACGTCATGCCGCGGTAGATCTTCCGCTTTTCGCCTGTCCCGGGATCCTCGATCACTGAGCCGGGCGCCTCGTCGGTCCCCGACAGCATGCTGCCGAGCATGACAGAGGAGGCCCCGCAGACCAGCGCCAGGAAGATGTCCTTGTCGTCCCTGATCCCCCCATCGGCAATGATCGGCACTGTCTCCCCTACCGCACACCAGGCCTCCCGGACGGCCTGGAGCTGGGGGACGCCGGCCCCGGTCTCGAGTCGCGTGCGACAGCCCCGCCCCGGCCCGATGCCCACCTTGATGGCGTCGACGCCGAGGTCCCGGAGGAATGCCGCCCCTTCAGAGGTCCCCACATTGCCGCAGACGAGTGCCACGCCGCCAAACTTGGCCCGGAAGGCCCCCACGGCCTGACCCATGATGGCCGAGTCGCCATGGGCGATGTCGATCAGGATCAGGTCCGCGCCCACGCGCAGGAGCTCGGCGGCGCGCTCGAGAAAGTCGCCCCGGGCCCCGATGGCCGCGCCGACGAGGAGGCGGCCCTTCGCGTCTTTGCTCGTGTAGGGACGGCGCCGAGCCAGGATGAGGTCCTTCTTGGTGATGAGACCCTGGATGCGCCCGTCCGCGTCGACCAGCGGGAGCTTCTCGATCCGATGGTCGAACATCCGCCGCTCGGCGGCCTCGACGGCGATGTCGGGCGGTCCGGTGACCAGCTTCTCAACAGGAGTCATGAACTCCTCGACTCGGTGATCCTCGAAGCCCTCGATCCACGGCAGGTCCCGGTTGGAGAGCAGCCCGACCAGGATCCCGCTGCCGCGCGTTTCTTCGATGAGGATCCCGGTGATGTTGTGCTGCACGGTGAACTCCCGGGCCTCCCGGATCGTCGTGCCGCGGGGCAGGCACAGGGGCTGCTCCACGATGTAGCTGTGGGTGCGCTTGACCCGCGCCACGGCCTCGGCCTGTGTCGCGATGGGCATGCCCCGATGGATGAACCCGACCCCGCCCTCGAGGGCCATGGCCTTGGCCATCTCGGCGCCGGTCACGCTGTCCATGTTGGCGGACACGACCGGCAGCTCGAGGCTCAGGCGCGGGGAGAGACGAGTCCTCAGGGAAATGTCCCGCCGCGAGGCGGCGACGCCGGGCTGTGGCCGGAAGAGGAAGTCGTCATACGTCCGGCCGACGAACCCGGTCTCCACGGTGCAGTGCATGGGGGGCGTCTGTCGCCTATGCGGACCCAGATCCCGTGTCGTCTATTGTCCTCCTATGAGGGGCGGATTGCCAGGCCTCCGCGACGTCTTCCGGCTAGCGACAGACCCGGTAGAGGTGGGGGATCGCTTCCTACGCGAGCTTCGGCGGCGTGTGCTCGAAGGGTAGCTGGGCGTAGCGGGCTTTCTCGACTTCGATCACGAGCGCGACTCTCCCCTCCGGGCTGCGGAAGGGGAATGGCTTGCCGGTGTACTTGTGGGAGATGGGATCCATCAACTCGAGGGCAGGGTCAGGACGGCGCTCGACGACGCGGCCGCGGAGCTGGGTCTCCCGGTACGGATCGCGGAAGTCCACGATGGAGAGCGCGACCCGAGGATCGCGGCGGGTATTCTTCGCCTTCAGCGAGCCTTCGCCGGTGCAGACGACGATCCGATCGCCGTCGCGTCCCACCCAGACGGGCACGCTGTGCGGCGAGCCGTCCGGCATCAGGGTCGCGAGATGGGCGAAGTTCGGGCCGTCGAGGAGCTGCTTGATCTCGGGGGACAGAGGTCGGGGCATGGTATCGCTCCCTTCGCTCTCCGTATGCGAGCACATTGTAACGGCTTGTCCGGGCTCCGGAAGAGCGCGCTGGTCTTCTCGCCGATCAGGACGGGGAAAGCTGCTCCGCGAGGATCTCGGCGACATGGGCCACCCGCAGCGTCATGCCGCGGGCGTCGGCGGCGCCTCGGAGGTGGAGGAGACACCCGGGGTTGTCGGTGACCAGCACGGCGGCGTCTGTCTGGGCCACGTTATCCAGCTTTCGCGCGGCGATCTCCCGGGCCATCTCGGGACGCTCCAGCGAGGTCGAGCCGCCGAAGCCGCAGCAGACGGCGGCTTCGGGCAGATCACGCACGTCGAGCCCGCAGACCTCGCGCAGCAGGCGGAGGGCACGCTACCATGATCGCGCTACCTCAACGCCTGGGGCCCATGATACATGCGATCGCGGGGGAGCGGACGTCCGTTCTCGACGCTCGCCGTGTGATGCTCGCCCCCGCCGTGGACCGATGATGCGCTGAGCGGCGGACTCGATCGGACCGTTTCACTCTCTGGGGGCTGGCGGGTTGACGTTCTGCTCGGCTATCGGCACCCTCAGCTGCCAGCGGCCGGGGCCGTTGCGGTGCCCGGCGCGGGCGCGCTACACTCCACCCACCCTGGGGGACGGGCCACCGGGGTGACGGCGCGAGGAGCCGACAGGTGCCAGGTGCTTTGGACGGCCGACGTTGGAAGGGGATTGATGAAAGCACGACACACCCGGCAAGAGAGCCGCAAGAAGGGAGGAGCATCATGACGCGACGGCACATGGTATTCGGGCTGTGCGCACTCGTTCTGGGTGCCCCGGGCATCGCGACGGCGGACGTGGGACTGCCCAAGCCCAGTGACTCGATCGTTGCGATTTCGGTTTTGGGGCAAGCGTGCCACGGAAGCGGAGTGGTCGTGAACAGGAGGATCAGGGGGGACGGCACGACGGCGCCGTTTTCCATTCCGGCCGGATTCGCGTTCATGGTCACGGGCGTCGATTTCGTGACCGGCAGCGCCCCCGGCGGCGGAGTCCCCCCCGGTGATCGCATCGGATTCGTTCTCAGGACGGTGAGCAGCGGCGTTGTGATCGCTGAAGGCTACGCGATCAATACCGGAACGCTCGGGTCGGTCTCGGGCAGCACGGTTCTGTCAACGCCGATGCGCGTGACGAGTGCGCTGTGTTTGGACCGGACGGTAGGCGCCGTTATTGGTGGCACGCGGACCTGGGTTCGGGGCTTCCTCTTCCAGAACCAATAGCCGCTCGCAGGCCAAGCGTACCGTCCGAGCTGGCTCGGCGGGCTGCCGGGCCCTCCGGCGGCGCCGATCGCGCCCGGGGCGCCGACGCCGTCAGGCGGCCTCGCGGGCCCAGGCGAGGTCGGGGCGGCGGGCGTGCCACTGGGTCGCCTGCTCGTAGGCCCAGGCGACGCGGAGGGCCACGTCCTCCTCGAAGGGCTTGGCGTAGACCATCAGCCCGATCGGCAGCCCCTCCCGCGTGAACCCACAGGGCACCGAGACGGCGCACAGGTTCAGGATGTTTCCGATCGAGGTGTTCCGCAGGTACCGCACGTTGTAATCGGTGTAGCTCTCCCGGCTCGCGTCGATGTCGGCCAGCGGGCGGGCGGGGATCATGGTCGTGGGGACGATGAGCGCGTCGACGTCCCGGAGGGTCTGCTTGACCCGCTCCCGGAGCGCGGCATTCCGCCGCAGCAGCATGAAGTAATCGGTCGCGGGCAGCGTCCGGCCGGCGATCATCCGGTGGGCCACGACGGGATCGAGGGCGTCGAAGTGGTCGTCGAGGAACCGGGCGTTGACCGCGCAGGCCTCGGCGGCCGCCAGCAGCGGGCGCGGCTTCTCCGCCCAGGCCTCGGCCGCCTCAGGCACCGCGACGCTTCCGACGTGCGCGCCCAGCGACCGGAACACCGGGCCGGCCTCGCGGACGGCCGCGGCCACCTCGGCGTCCACGTCGTCGAAAAAGAGCGTTTCGCCGAACGCGATCCGGAGGTTCTTGACGCCGGCCTTGAGGCCGCCCAGCACATCGTGCGGCGCCACGCCCACGGTCGTCTCGTCCCGGAAGTCGACGCCCTGCAGGACCTGGTAGACGAGCGCGGCGTCCTCCACCGACCGGGTGAGCGGGCCGACGCTGTCGAGGGTCCAGCTCAAGGGATACACGCCCGCGCGGCTGATGCGCCCCACGGTGGTCTTGAGGCCCACGACGCCGCAGAGCGCGGCCGGGATGCGGACCGAGCCGCCGGTATCGCTGCCGAGCGCCATCGGCGTGAGGCCGGCGGCGACCGCGACGGCGGTGCCGCTGGACGAGCCGCCGGGCGCGAGCGGCGTCGGATGCCACGGGTTGTGCGGCGTCCCCTGGTCGTGGTTGATCCCGACGCCGCCGAAGGCGAACTGGACCGTGTAGGTCTTGCCGAGCAGCGGCATGCCGGCGGCGGCCAGCTTCTGGACCACCGGGCAGTCGGCGCGCGCGACGTTGTTCGCGAGGAGGCGCGTGCCGGCCGTGGTGGGCAACCCCTTCACGTCGTAGAGGTCCTTCGCCGCGTACGGGATGCCCTGGAGCGGCCCCAGGTCCTGGCCGCCCCGGAGGGCGCTCTCGGCCGCCCGCGCCTCGGCCAGCGCACGGTCCGGCGTGACGAGGATGAACGCGTGAAGTCGCTTGTCCAGCGCCGCGATGCGCTCGAGGAGCTGCTCGGCCAGTGCGACGGGACTCAGGCTGCCCGTCCGGATGCGCGCGGCCAGCCCGGTGATCGACTCGAAGGCGAGGGACGCGTCGGTCATGGTGCTCCTCCGATCGAAATTCGGCTGCCGGAACCCTGGAGAGGCGCGGGCTAAAAGACGCAGTTCACGGAGACCATGAAGCCGCGGTCGCTCGCGGCGCCCGTGGGGCCGAACGTCCTGACGGAGGTTCCCCGGCGGTCGACCGGGTGCTCGGACACCGCGATCATGCCCGGGATGCTGCCGCGCACGGTGGCTTGATACACGCATCGGTTGATGTTCTGGCCGAAGATGCACTGATACTGGCCGAGGGCGTTGCGCCGACACCCGAGGACGCTCCCGCCGCCACTGCTCCGGACGAGGGCTCCCGTTGCGGAGACCACCGCCCAGGCCTCGCCGGTGTGGAAGACGGGCTCGTCCGAGGTTTCGGCCGTCGCGAAGGCTCGACGTGGACCGCCGACCACGAGGGCGTAGGTCCCGGCGAGCGCCAACAGCACGACGAACGCGACGATGGGGATCACCAGCGGGCGCGTGAGCCGGAATTCCTTCATCGCGAGCCACTCCTTTCGGGATCGGGTCTGATGGGAGACCTCTTCGTCGAACGACGTCCCATGGCCGGCCAGTGTAGCCCATCCAGAGGGCGGCGCGCCAGCGGGAGGGTTCTCGGCATCCCGGGAGCGGGCAGCGTCGCGACCGGTGAGTGGCGCATGAGATCGATTGCGGGAGGAGATCGATTGCGCGAGATCGATTGCGCGCTTGACAACGGCAGTCGCCCTGCGTAGAGTGTGTGGGCGATGGCTCCTTTAAGTGGGCCCTGCGAGGTCCATAAGGAGAGACGATGATCCTGCGAGCACGGTGTCGGCAACCCTCTCCGGGGACCGGGGAGGGTTTTTTGATGCCCGGACGCGCGCGGAGGGGCGCCCGATGACCCTCCGCGAGAAGGCCCAGGTTCTCGACGAGCCGGGGATCGACCGGGCCCTGACCCGCATCGCCCACGAGATCCTCGAGCGCGCGGGCGGGACGGACGGCCTGGCCCTGGTCGGAATCCGGACCCGCGGGGTGTCGCTCGCCCGCCGGATCGCCGAGCGCCTCCAGACCATCGAGGGGACGAAGGTCCCGGTGGGCGCCCTCGACATCACCCTCTACCGGGACGACCTCGGGCTCAAGGCCGAGGCGCCGGTCCTGCGCGCCACCGAGATTCCCTTCGCGGTGGGTGGCCGGACCATCGTCCTGGTGGACGACGTCCTCTACACCGGGCGGACCATCCGCGCGGCCCTCGACGCCATCATGGACCTCGGCCGGCCGCGGCTGATCCAGCTCGCCGTCCTCATCGATCGCGGACACCGGGAGCTCCCGATTCGGCCGGACTACGTCGGCAAGAACTTGCCCACGGCCCGACGCGAGATCGTCCAGGTTCGACTCCGCGAGCACGACGGGCAGGACCGCGTCGTGATCCAGGAACCTGAAGGGTGAGAGGAGGCGGCATGGGGCTCAAGCGCAAGGACCTCCTCGAGATCCGCAGCCTGGAGCCGGCCGAGATCCAGACGATCCTGGACACGGCGGCGTCCATGAAGGAGATCGCGAGCCGCGAGATCAAAAAGGTCCCGGCCCTGCGCGGCAAGACCGTGGTGAACCTCTTCCTGGAGCCGTCGACGCGGACGCGCACCTCGTTCGAGATCGCCGGAAAGTGGCTGTCGGCCGACGTCATCAACGTCTCGGGCTCGTCCTCCAGCGTGGTGAAGGGCGAGACCCTGATGGACACGGCCAAGAACATCGAAGCGATGAGCCCCGACTGCGTCGTGATCCGGCACTCCGCGTCGGGCGCCCCCCACATGCTGGCGCGGGCCCTCAAGTGCTCGATCATCAACGCCGGGGACGGCATGCACGAGCACCCGACCCAGGCGCTGCTGGACCTCCTGACCATCCGGGAGAAGCGGGGTCACCTCGAGGGGCTCTCGGTGGCGATCGTAGGCGACATCGCTCACAGCCGGGTCGCCCGCTCGAACATCGCCGGCATGCGGAAGATGGGCATGAGCGTGACGGTGGCGGGGCCGCCGACCCTCATCCCGCCCGGGATCGAGGAGTTGGGGGTCAAGGTCGCCTACCGGCTCGAGGACACGATCCGGGACGTCGACGTCATCATGATGCTGCGGCTGCAGCAGGAGCGGATGACCGCTAATTACATCCCCTCGCTCCGAGAGTACTCGCGCCTCTACGGGCTCTCGCTCGAGAAGCTGGCCGGCGCGCGGGACGACGTCCTGATCATGCATCCGGGGCCGGTGAACCGGGGGATCGAGATGGCGCCCGAGGTGGCCGACGGCCCGTACTCGGTGATCCTCGAGCAGGTCGCCAACGGGGTCGCGGTGCGGATGGCTCTCCTGTATTTGCTGCTGGGCGGCAAGCCCGCGGAGGCGTAGGCCGTGCCGATACCCGTCGCAGCTCGGCGTCCTCGGCCCCCGGTGCGCCTCAACGTATGCGGCATACGCCTCGACGCACCTTCTGGGGTTGGCGCGCCTCGGACGGCGGGGCCCCAGCCCCGCGACGTCCTGCGGCGCGCACGTCGGGCCTGCGTCCTTGATCTGCTCGGGTCTCGGCCCGGCCCGGGGTCTGACTACACTGGCAGCGGCAAACCGGCGGAGGCGGAGCGCTCATGAACCTGCTCATTCGGAACGGCCGCGTGATCGATCCGGCCAACGGCCTGGACGCGCCCGCCGAGGTCCTGATCCTGGACGGGCGGGTGAGCCGGGTGGGACCTCGGCTGGAGGTGCCGGCGGAGACGCCCTCCGTGGATGCCGGGGGTCGGGTGGTGGCCCCCGGGTTCATGGACATCCACGTCCACCTCCGCGAGCCGGGGCAGGAGTACAAGGAGACGATCGCCACCGGCACCCGCGCCGCCGCGGCCGGTGGCTTCGCGGCGATCGCCTGCAT
This is a stretch of genomic DNA from Candidatus Methylomirabilota bacterium. It encodes these proteins:
- a CDS encoding dienelactone hydrolase family protein; translated protein: MCFDLDARPPIPPIAGGATDARELLLTSADGTRFAAYAARAAQSRGAGMIVLPDVRGLHPYYKELALRFAEHGVDAVAVDYFGRTAGQDDRGEGFDFMTHVPQTTPETLQADIAAAAAFLRSKEGGAIRALFSVGFCFGGALSFLQAASGLGYAGVIGFYGWPLGLARWPDRPKPIDAVSRFACPVLALYGGADPGIPKSAVDDFDQALERARVPHESVVYDGAPHSFFDRRQTEFADASADAWKRVLAFVATYGGAR
- the pyrR gene encoding bifunctional pyr operon transcriptional regulator/uracil phosphoribosyltransferase PyrR, which translates into the protein MTLREKAQVLDEPGIDRALTRIAHEILERAGGTDGLALVGIRTRGVSLARRIAERLQTIEGTKVPVGALDITLYRDDLGLKAEAPVLRATEIPFAVGGRTIVLVDDVLYTGRTIRAALDAIMDLGRPRLIQLAVLIDRGHRELPIRPDYVGKNLPTARREIVQVRLREHDGQDRVVIQEPEG
- a CDS encoding PPOX class F420-dependent oxidoreductase, with the protein product MPRPLSPEIKQLLDGPNFAHLATLMPDGSPHSVPVWVGRDGDRIVVCTGEGSLKAKNTRRDPRVALSIVDFRDPYRETQLRGRVVERRPDPALELMDPISHKYTGKPFPFRSPEGRVALVIEVEKARYAQLPFEHTPPKLA
- a CDS encoding aspartate carbamoyltransferase catalytic subunit, with translation MGLKRKDLLEIRSLEPAEIQTILDTAASMKEIASREIKKVPALRGKTVVNLFLEPSTRTRTSFEIAGKWLSADVINVSGSSSSVVKGETLMDTAKNIEAMSPDCVVIRHSASGAPHMLARALKCSIINAGDGMHEHPTQALLDLLTIREKRGHLEGLSVAIVGDIAHSRVARSNIAGMRKMGMSVTVAGPPTLIPPGIEELGVKVAYRLEDTIRDVDVIMMLRLQQERMTANYIPSLREYSRLYGLSLEKLAGARDDVLIMHPGPVNRGIEMAPEVADGPYSVILEQVANGVAVRMALLYLLLGGKPAEA
- a CDS encoding IMP dehydrogenase, giving the protein MHCTVETGFVGRTYDDFLFRPQPGVAASRRDISLRTRLSPRLSLELPVVSANMDSVTGAEMAKAMALEGGVGFIHRGMPIATQAEAVARVKRTHSYIVEQPLCLPRGTTIREAREFTVQHNITGILIEETRGSGILVGLLSNRDLPWIEGFEDHRVEEFMTPVEKLVTGPPDIAVEAAERRMFDHRIEKLPLVDADGRIQGLITKKDLILARRRPYTSKDAKGRLLVGAAIGARGDFLERAAELLRVGADLILIDIAHGDSAIMGQAVGAFRAKFGGVALVCGNVGTSEGAAFLRDLGVDAIKVGIGPGRGCRTRLETGAGVPQLQAVREAWCAVGETVPIIADGGIRDDKDIFLALVCGASSVMLGSMLSGTDEAPGSVIEDPGTGEKRKIYRGMTSPQAVFDALYSGESPEASELALDVPAEGQEVQIPYKGSVLEILHRIRGHLRSAVSYAGENTLAAVRAKVLPEPLRYLIPLSPAARAESYER
- a CDS encoding (Fe-S)-binding protein, which translates into the protein MLREVCGLDVRDLPEAAVCCGFGGSTSLERPEMAREIAARKLDNVAQTDAAVLVTDNPGCLLHLRGAADARGMTLRVAHVAEILAEQLSPS
- a CDS encoding amidase; this translates as MTDASLAFESITGLAARIRTGSLSPVALAEQLLERIAALDKRLHAFILVTPDRALAEARAAESALRGGQDLGPLQGIPYAAKDLYDVKGLPTTAGTRLLANNVARADCPVVQKLAAAGMPLLGKTYTVQFAFGGVGINHDQGTPHNPWHPTPLAPGGSSSGTAVAVAAGLTPMALGSDTGGSVRIPAALCGVVGLKTTVGRISRAGVYPLSWTLDSVGPLTRSVEDAALVYQVLQGVDFRDETTVGVAPHDVLGGLKAGVKNLRIAFGETLFFDDVDAEVAAAVREAGPVFRSLGAHVGSVAVPEAAEAWAEKPRPLLAAAEACAVNARFLDDHFDALDPVVAHRMIAGRTLPATDYFMLLRRNAALRERVKQTLRDVDALIVPTTMIPARPLADIDASRESYTDYNVRYLRNTSIGNILNLCAVSVPCGFTREGLPIGLMVYAKPFEEDVALRVAWAYEQATQWHARRPDLAWAREAA